The following nucleotide sequence is from Chloroflexota bacterium.
CTAGTGTCCTGAGTCGGAGATTCTTACAGAAATAGGAATTTCTGTCTGTTTGTGCGCGTTCTTCCTTCCATCAGCGACGATGGGAGGCAGCAATGGCACGAGCAGGAAGACCGACAGCCGAGGTCGAGCTCACCGATGACGAGCGGGACACGCTCGGACGGTGGGCGAGACGACCAACGAGCGCACAAGCGCTGGCGTTGCGGTGTCGGATCGTCCTGGCGTGCGCTGATGCAGACCGCACCAACGGGGAGATTGCTGCCCAATTGGACATCACTCCGGCAACGGTGGGCAAGTGGAGGCGACGTTTCGTCGAGCATCGGCTCGAAGGTCTGCATGATGAGCCCCGTCCGGGTGTTCCCCGTTCGATCACCGACGACGATGTTGAGCGGGTCATCGTGAAGACGTTGGAGGAGACGCCGACCGACGCCACCCACTGGTCCACCCGGTCGATGGCCAAGGCCACCGGCATGAGCCAGTCCGGCATCAGCCGCATCTGGCGGGCCTTCGGTCTGAAGCCCCACCTGCGGGAGACCTTCAAGCTGTCGCCCGACCCCTTGTTCATCGAGAAGGTGCGGGACGTTGTGGGCCTCTACCTCAATCCTCCCGAGGCCGCCCTGGTGCTGTGCGTCGACGAGAAGACGCAAGTGCAGGCGCTCGATCGCACCGCGCCGGTCCTGCCACTCCGCCCGGGACTCCCCGAACGGGCCACCCACGACTACGTCCGCAACGGCACCACGAATCTCTACGCCGCGTTGGACATGGCC
It contains:
- a CDS encoding IS630 family transposase, giving the protein MARAGRPTAEVELTDDERDTLGRWARRPTSAQALALRCRIVLACADADRTNGEIAAQLDITPATVGKWRRRFVEHRLEGLHDEPRPGVPRSITDDDVERVIVKTLEETPTDATHWSTRSMAKATGMSQSGISRIWRAFGLKPHLRETFKLSPDPLFIEKVRDVVGLYLNPPEAALVLCVDEKTQVQALDRTAPVLPLRPGLPERATHDYVRNGTTNLYAALDMASGKVIADMTDRHRAVEFRKFLNLINRSVPDDLDVHLIIDNVSTHKTPEIHRWLLRHPRFHLHFTPTYSSWMNMVERWFAELTEKWLRRGTHHSTKELKASITHWVDQWNEDPRPYVWHKNADEILTTLAAYT